The DNA segment aaatcatcttttttggaactttctctctctaaacattaactttctctctatttaccaaacatcatctaaataatctcgaaataaaaaagttgaagaattaaagttgtttagaacatTAGTAGttcctaaaatatgtaatttttgaagttgttaagagtgattttaatagtatcaatcgaaaaagtctttattttgctaaagttgaaagcctcagtcctcgttttgataaaaagtaaaccacaatcctttatctgaaaattagtgaaatcacaggagttttatttgaactttaccctatttTAAATGAAGTAAATTCAAATTGGATGATAAAGCTAGAAgataattagattatatatgTCACAAATAATATAAATACTATTTCATGGGCCTATCTgttttattttagggaaaagtactaAAATATACCTCGTGGTTTGGGTTATTCTCAAATATAaattatgtggtttaaaagttaaCAAACATGTATTTTGTGGTTGATTCTGTTAGTAAACACAGTCCAAACTGATTAACGGTATTAAAAAACTCAAAGTCAAATACAGTCCAAACTGATTAACGGTATTAAAAAAGTCAAAGTCAAATAGTTATTTTGATCCttagatttatttattttatacaaTAACTATTGAGATATGCAATTTCTTTTCCAATTGAAGAATGTTTCCGATGAGGTGTCATGGCGTAAgacctggaggaagagatcgtCGATTCCAAAATGGAGAGATTACGTAGTTGAAGAGAGATGTGAGAGGAGGAGAGGATGATCGGTTTGAATTTTGGTTCTTATTTTTGGGTTatgtaataattagataataatagtgttaatttataaaataaataaatttaagaaCCAAATAACTTTTTACCCTTTTAACTTTGACTGTCATTTGACTTTACTTAACATCCTTAGTCGGTTTGAaatgtgtttgctaacgaaaTCAACCACAGTGTATCTGTTTGTCAACTTTTAAATCACATactttatgtttgaaaatggtctaaaccacaagatttatttttttttacttttccttttattttataagggttaattccatatatagatgcTTTGTGATTTCATCGATTTGCTAAtggtatttttctttacaaacaCAGTCATTTGATTGCAACTTTTAAATCACGTactttatgtttgaaaatggtcTAAACCACAAGATTTTTTTttaggtaaataattataaagtccctGAGTTTTTACCTAATACGCTGTTAGTCCctctgtttttagaaataattatatagtcccttagtttttagtttcatcaactccttagtccttatgttatagtcaatggtcaaactataccaaataaattttaaaataccaaaattaccctttattttatattttaataataaaacatctatttttcttattttatgtttttttctccttttttcctacatagtctttacaatattttttttcctgcataatctctacaatattgagtaattaatttattaaattttatataattatagaaatttaatttagtagcctaaattttattgactaaaaaacgaatgaaaaatatttcaaaaattaccaaaataagagcaaaactatataaattgtaaaaagtaatatttatttatctctaataaattttataaatgaaaaaaatatgatttttaaaaaaatttattaatatttaatgctagtttaaagatattatattaaaaaaataaaaatttaagggaataaaaatacatttttaatgattagtatataaaattacataaattttggtatatatatacttcataaactttattaaaactatttcgtttaaatttgaaattaaaataagtttttttatgtaaataactaCAGGCAATTTGGACTTTCATCTACAAAAACACatggaaggactaaagagttgattaaaataaaacttaagaaccttataataataggatggacctactagtatgttaagcaaaaacataagaactttatcattatttactcttattttttcaattttctttttattttataagggttaattccatatatagatagTTTGTGGTTTCATCGAGCAGATGGTATTTTTCTTTGCAAACACAATTATTTGAttgtaaaattttgcattttttttactttgccaaatttgattgataacaacctcaaaatgaaaaatttcaagaattaaagttttttagtatcatatttaccatggaaccatatttttaatttttcaaaatcattattattttttgagttttctctctctaaacattaattttctctctcataaaaattaattttctctctcatttCCAAATCGTTATCACTCAAATTCTCACAAAATGAACATAAATGGAAAATTTTGCAAACTGCATGGTTATGTTTGAAAAAAAACCCACATATACTAATCTGCAAATCCGCAAAAACACAACACATCTATATATGTAATTAACCCATCTTTTTAATccaatttgtttttttagagTAATTAGTTTATTactccctatattttgacaaaacacactgtttagtccctatattttcaaaaacatatgGTAAGGTCTCTAatctttttctcagtgaactgtttagtccttccgtctgtttgttaggaTTGAATCCCTAACCCATAATGGAATCACTCATGTTCACTCTTcctgtttgaattgaaggtagaaatcgactcaaatctctctcgcttactctttctATTAGAATTGGTGGAAATCCTCTTACTTTCAATGATGAGTTTAATTTCCTCCATATTCTCAACTCATGTTTACTGCCAACTGCTTCAGTGATGACGAAAGATGTTTCTgctaatccaaattgactaacagactatttatgagagtctaacggcagagactaaacagttcacccaaAAAatattagggactaaacagtttatcGAGAAAAAGATTAGGGatcttaccgtgtgttttttaaaatataaagaataaatagtctgttttgtcaaaatatagtaactaataaattaattaccattTTTGTATGATATAAAGTTGTCAATTAACCGAGAGAAATCAGATGATGAAAACAGGTGAGaaagttagacctatattaatcCTACAAGTACCTCAATGAAATAGGGTTATGTCgtaaaaaaaacagtaaataatttattagtcccctaatttttacttaacacactgtttagtcctcttattttgaaaaacacattttaaggtctctatcttttaccaatattaaccctgtggcccttttatctattttttttatatttttaactgaACATAttttagcttttaggacaaccacaatacaatacaagttgactatattactctgttattttatatatgtctatttatgttaaaatataacggttacaagtctaaaaaaactagacaaaaggaccaaagggttaatattagcaaaagatatggaccttaaaatgtgtttttcaaaatagatggactaaacaatgtgttaggtaaaacctatggactaataaattatttaccttaaaAAAACGTGCAGGACGCGTTACCTTCTTAACTAAccctaacaaaaacaaaatgagTTTTAGAGTTCACCACAACTTAATTACTAGTCAGAAGTACctataaatcaatccattcaaTTAATGGAAAGATGCAAAATCAAATGGCTCAATTTATCTGGCTCTCTCTTCTTTTAGTCCTGCCTCTATTATATCTCATCTTTAAAAAGAACAAACATAATAAACAACTTCCTCCAACACCTTCCAGGCTTGAAATCTTAGCCAATTGGCATCAACTTAGCCAATTACTTCACCAATCTTATTTTCACCTTTCCAAAAAACATGGACATGTCATGCTCATTCGACTCGGTCGGATCCCAGTTCTTGTTGTCTCCTCTGCTGAAGCTGCAAGAGATGTCCTAAAAGTTTATGATCTTGCTTGTTGCAGCATGTTGGAAATAtgccttagttaatttattagcagataatgtttcatttaattatttgaatttaaGAGAAGTTATTGAAAATATGCTTATGTTCAGAAGAAGTTCTGGAAGTCAGTTGTAACTGATATTTGTAATTCTGTATAAATTTCCTGAAGTTCAGTAGAAGTTTAgtgttggttccaaactcttTAGGGTTGGTTCCAAACTCCTAAATGTTAATTactacaaattggtatcagagcaaattaTCTTGAGGGATCTGTGAGAATGGAAGCAGATGCAGTATCTTTTAATCAGGTTGCTGCACCAGTTTTTGATGGCCAGAGTTAGCAAGCTTGGGATACTTTGAAGGGTCTCTATCATGGCAATGATAGAACAAGAAGAAAAGGAGACTCTACAAGAGTTTTCTGATAAACGGTGATAAATAAAAGGTTTGGGCATATTCAAAGGAATTGTAGAACCAAGTCTGAAGAAAGTGTCAAGTTGACACATGttgccgaagaagaagaagaaacattgtTTTGAAATTGGTGAGACGTGCACCAATATGAAGCATTTAGAGAGAAAATGCTCCAATTCAAATATGAAGcatttggagagaagtgctccaattCTAGAATGGTGATGGGAAGTACATCATCAAAACAAATTTTGAATCAAGAGGTCCAATTCTAGAATGGTGATAGGAAAGTACATCATCAAAACAAACTTTGATACAAGTTGGGTGTTTGTAAATACTAAGGCAAGGAGGAGTTTGTTGGAAATAtgccttagttaatttattagcagataatgtttcatttaattatttgaatttaaGAGAAGTTATTGGAAATATGCTTATGTTCAGGAGAAGTTCTGGAAGTCAGTTGTAACTGATGTTTGTAATTCTGTATAAATTTCCTGAAGTTCAATAGAAGTTTAgtgttggttccaaactcttTAGTGTTGGTTCCAAACTCCTAAATGTTAATTACTACACAGCAAACCCTCTTTTGCCGGAGCTGCTAGACTTTCTTACAATTTTTTGGAAGTGGCAGCAGCTCCATATGGTCATCACTGGAGATACATGAAGAAACTGATTGTTTTAGAGCTCTTTAGTCTTAAGAGGGTCCAATCTTTCCGGTTTGTccgagaagaagaagttgaattgCTCGTGGATTCAATCTCCGCTGCTGAAACTCCTATTGATCTTACTGATAAATTTCTTGCTCTTACTGCGAATATACAATATAGGATGTCTTTTGGGATCAATTATAAGGAGACTAACTTGGATAGAGACAGATTTCATCAAGTGGTTGACGAGGCTATGGCTGTGGCAGGCAGTTTCTCCATGGCTGAATTGTTCCCATTTGTAGGATGGATCATAGACTGGATAACTGGTCATCATGCCAGGACTGAAAGAGTGTTTCATGAATTAGATAGTTTCTTCGAATATGCAATCGATGATCACCTTAAACCTGGAAGGAAAAAGGATCACAATGACATAATTGATGTTCTACTACGAGTAAAGGAAGAACAAGCTCAACTCGGAAATTCTGAATTCACCAAGAATAACATTAAAGGAGTCCTCATGGTATGTTTACTAACTTAATTTCTATTTAgtcttaatacatcatttgtgcTATgtaaacttgttcaaaaagcttgattggtcccCTAACTTTCAAAGTCTTTCGATAgttcctgaacttgcataaaatgtaatcaattaatcattcggtcgTGAAATAATAAGTTAAATACAGAAAATATATTGCACattccttagaatattattacatatttcataaaatagattaaaacatattaaattacattttatgtaagttcaggcCGCtatctgaacattttatgcaagttcaagagACTATCTgtgacactttaaaagtttaggagaCCAATCAAGCTGTTTGTACAAGTTcagaacaaaaaaaatgatgtattaagccttccaTTTATGATCACAGTTATCattacagaaatgactcttaaTATTTGTCTATCAGGATTTATTTCTAGCTGGCACAGATacttctgcaattactttaaaTTGGGCAATGGCCGAGCTTGTCAGGAATCCAAGAGTGTTGCATAAAGTACAAGATGAAGTTAGAAATCATGTCGGAAACAAAAGAAGAGTAAGTGAAAATGATCTTGACAAGCTTCAATATGTGAAAATGGTGATAAAAGAAACTTTCAGAATGCACCCTGCTGCCCCTCTTCTGTTGCCAAGAGAAACCA comes from the Euphorbia lathyris chromosome 5, ddEupLath1.1, whole genome shotgun sequence genome and includes:
- the LOC136230780 gene encoding cytochrome P450 71B10-like — translated: MKKLIVLELFSLKRVQSFRFVREEEVELLVDSISAAETPIDLTDKFLALTANIQYRMSFGINYKETNLDRDRFHQVVDEAMAVAGSFSMAELFPFVGWIIDWITGHHARTERVFHELDSFFEYAIDDHLKPGRKKDHNDIIDVLLRVKEEQAQLGNSEFTKNNIKGVLMDLFLAGTDTSAITLNWAMAELVRNPRVLHKVQDEVRNHVGNKRRVSENDLDKLQYVKMVIKETFRMHPAAPLLLPRETISHCKINGYDIDPETMIQVNAWAIGRDPKYWNELEQFYPERFADSSIDYKGQNFEFLPFGAGRRICPGIHMATVTIEYVLANLLYLFDWKLPEGMRKEDMNMEEKPGNSISTTKKTPLILFPVKHIQ